From a region of the Ktedonobacterales bacterium genome:
- a CDS encoding CHAT domain-containing protein encodes MGGAVCSTFCLHGFRKGGRQLHLSDKRANMKYLDFDVEIEQRESGYEVKARSEAGDSSTIMRPFDERVLENYLLKLQNTLLRSVSLRRQMLSRESEVVQEFGQVLFESLLSGSVRGLYEVSRTQASQKGLGLRIRLNIQEPKLAAIPWEYLYDAPRRSYVCLSTQTPLVRYMRMPQPLQSLHVEPPLRILGMIANPSDQETLDVEREQERMQKALAELETQGLVRLTWLQGQTWRDLQHALQEKDATWHIFHFIGHGGFDPRADEGVIALANDLNKTALLSATQLVTFLADHPSLRLVFLNACEGAKGGERDVFSSTASILAGRGLPAVLAMQYEITDHAAIEFTRAFYETLALSLPVDTAVAAARQAVSIAISNTLEWGTPVLYLRSSDSQLFELGDKPTGLKPSGAALPASRSAEQRLISVEQVHKREQLLEKIAHYPSIIAATYAKKVVPLVDAELEQAYQFHQNLRELAESIIKYLVMVLCSRYRRDTRIPEKQDADVEQALQRLAQPSLGGWIEALNKASRLYVDASEQPLEKLTAFYTEKGQAGVLVGKAIEKMQDWLRIEVRKRSKPPFCYRDFFELIREYCEQPEAWGAQYAALSEKEYKERADILCLALEQTLFDLEWLAAYPLISLRDRQKQVDGSWAYLLDLGIGQHVTRNAEPLIVQQPLQTGHLYLCHRVNTKGFEPLLDLYPLTVCEDCPVCKDPVMFTVYQGDQERLEYHSYSCGHSLTLSSPHASHFSAYLDAASWQAIWKTDTVPPSPPENPLEPYIKALEKALERVMHFYEGSSRPG; translated from the coding sequence GTGGGTGGAGCAGTCTGTTCGACATTCTGCCTCCATGGTTTCCGAAAGGGCGGAAGGCAACTTCATCTCAGCGATAAGAGGGCGAATATGAAGTATCTCGATTTCGATGTGGAGATTGAGCAACGTGAATCAGGGTATGAGGTGAAAGCCCGTTCAGAAGCTGGCGATAGCTCCACAATTATGCGGCCCTTTGATGAGAGGGTCTTGGAAAATTACCTCCTGAAGTTGCAGAACACGCTCTTGCGCTCAGTGAGTCTGCGACGCCAGATGCTTTCGCGTGAGTCGGAAGTGGTACAGGAGTTTGGACAGGTCTTATTTGAGTCTCTCCTCTCAGGCAGCGTGCGCGGCCTCTATGAGGTAAGCCGGACGCAAGCGTCCCAGAAGGGCCTGGGATTGCGCATACGCTTGAACATCCAAGAACCCAAACTTGCTGCAATCCCTTGGGAATATCTCTATGACGCGCCCAGACGGAGCTATGTTTGTCTCTCCACACAAACACCTCTTGTCCGCTATATGAGGATGCCCCAACCGCTGCAATCGCTTCATGTGGAACCACCGCTGCGTATCTTAGGCATGATTGCCAATCCAAGCGACCAGGAAACATTGGATGTCGAGCGTGAACAAGAGCGTATGCAGAAAGCGCTGGCCGAGCTAGAGACACAGGGTCTGGTGCGCCTGACCTGGCTGCAAGGGCAAACCTGGCGGGATTTACAGCATGCCCTCCAAGAAAAAGACGCCACCTGGCACATCTTTCATTTTATTGGACATGGAGGATTTGACCCTCGTGCTGATGAAGGGGTTATAGCCTTAGCAAACGATCTCAACAAGACGGCGCTCTTGAGTGCTACACAGCTTGTAACTTTTCTGGCCGACCACCCCTCGTTACGGCTGGTATTTCTCAATGCCTGCGAAGGAGCCAAAGGCGGGGAGCGCGATGTGTTCTCCAGTACAGCATCTATCCTCGCTGGAAGAGGGCTGCCAGCAGTCCTGGCGATGCAGTATGAGATCACCGACCACGCGGCTATTGAGTTTACGCGCGCCTTTTATGAAACACTTGCCCTGAGCCTACCAGTGGATACAGCGGTTGCCGCCGCACGCCAGGCCGTAAGCATCGCTATCTCCAATACCCTTGAGTGGGGAACGCCCGTTCTCTATCTTCGTTCATCGGATAGTCAGCTTTTTGAGTTAGGGGATAAGCCGACCGGGCTAAAACCCAGCGGCGCTGCCCTCCCGGCCTCTCGTTCTGCTGAACAGCGTCTTATAAGCGTTGAACAGGTACACAAGAGAGAGCAGTTGCTTGAAAAAATAGCGCATTACCCCTCCATCATTGCCGCAACGTATGCCAAAAAAGTGGTGCCGCTGGTGGATGCCGAGTTGGAGCAGGCATACCAGTTCCATCAGAACTTACGAGAACTGGCCGAGTCCATCATCAAATATCTCGTGATGGTGCTGTGTTCGCGCTACCGCAGAGATACAAGAATACCCGAAAAACAAGATGCAGATGTTGAGCAAGCCTTACAGAGATTAGCACAGCCCTCCTTGGGCGGGTGGATTGAAGCGTTGAATAAGGCAAGCCGTCTCTATGTAGACGCCTCAGAACAACCCCTAGAGAAACTGACCGCCTTTTATACCGAGAAAGGGCAAGCCGGTGTCCTGGTGGGGAAGGCCATTGAGAAGATGCAGGATTGGCTCAGGATTGAGGTAAGGAAGCGAAGTAAGCCGCCATTTTGTTATCGGGATTTCTTCGAGTTGATACGAGAGTATTGTGAGCAACCTGAGGCTTGGGGAGCGCAGTACGCTGCTTTGTCAGAGAAAGAGTACAAAGAACGTGCCGACATCCTCTGCCTGGCACTGGAACAGACGTTGTTTGATCTGGAATGGTTGGCAGCGTACCCGCTGATTTCACTTCGAGACAGGCAAAAGCAGGTTGATGGCTCCTGGGCATATTTGCTCGATCTGGGTATCGGGCAGCATGTGACAAGAAATGCTGAACCACTCATCGTTCAGCAACCGCTTCAGACTGGGCACTTGTATCTGTGCCACAGAGTGAATACAAAAGGCTTTGAGCCACTTTTAGATTTGTATCCGCTTACCGTTTGCGAGGATTGCCCGGTATGCAAGGACCCTGTAATGTTTACTGTGTACCAGGGAGACCAGGAGCGGCTGGAGTATCACAGCTATAGTTGTGGTCATAGTCTCACCTTGTCTTCCCCTCATGCCAGTCATTTCAGCGCCTATTTGGATGCAGCCAGTTGGCAGGCAATCTGGAAAACAGACACGGTGCCACCCTCTCCGCCAGAAAATCCTCTGGAACCCTACATCAAAGCCCTGGAGAAGGCCCTAGAGCGTGTTATGCACTTTTACGAAGGCAGTTCACGTCCGGGCTAA
- a CDS encoding PQQ-binding-like beta-propeller repeat protein, whose amino-acid sequence MAPPAGEQPQAPSEVDLYPPPIPETQEKLIACWNQPVESPIQVALFGSPVHALAVTEAGSVSVWSEDGRFLYREDVQGRPFRVAALAQKVFVGTWRGQLSCFGQHGLIWQIGLGSPISALAVSAGEPELVAGTWDGQIVAMRSDGAILWRTAVDDGISALSVTPAGRAVAVGTYAGSLATFDTQGNPGWLRDMQAPVAGVAFAEHGSAIVVATQDRLVTRIHLHTQENVWRYSVPGSPRSLLLSNSGHRLIMACGEGSILIYAIDPEMEVLKKYTIADMTQLLLSPLSPEGHFILAVSSRSGLTFLDSRKNISTSEDQNPVTCAALSPDGQYTLLGHATDVSLHRLARPQLRVEFQPVGELQQGRSTRLKIILHNTGERAARNIALQLGEVIGCTEISLPDELHAGKTVASEKQSVTPKASGALPVTSRITYMDDLGVDYAQTDLHIMDVLPGSQ is encoded by the coding sequence ATGGCTCCTCCCGCTGGTGAGCAGCCGCAAGCACCTTCTGAGGTAGACCTCTATCCACCTCCCATTCCTGAAACGCAAGAAAAACTGATAGCCTGCTGGAACCAACCTGTAGAGTCACCAATTCAGGTAGCCCTCTTTGGCTCACCAGTACATGCCCTGGCCGTTACCGAAGCGGGGAGTGTATCTGTCTGGAGTGAAGATGGACGCTTCCTCTACCGAGAGGACGTCCAAGGGCGGCCCTTTCGAGTGGCAGCGCTCGCTCAAAAGGTATTCGTTGGCACCTGGCGAGGGCAGCTCTCCTGCTTTGGGCAGCATGGGCTGATCTGGCAAATAGGGCTGGGGAGTCCTATTTCTGCGCTTGCTGTGAGCGCTGGGGAGCCTGAGCTTGTTGCTGGAACCTGGGATGGGCAAATTGTCGCTATGCGCTCTGATGGCGCCATACTTTGGAGAACAGCCGTAGATGATGGTATCTCTGCCTTATCGGTTACCCCAGCGGGTCGCGCAGTGGCTGTCGGGACTTATGCTGGCTCCCTGGCTACTTTCGATACGCAAGGCAATCCAGGGTGGTTACGTGATATGCAAGCTCCGGTGGCTGGGGTGGCCTTTGCTGAACATGGCAGCGCAATCGTCGTTGCCACGCAAGACCGCCTGGTCACGCGAATCCATCTCCACACGCAAGAAAATGTATGGAGGTACAGCGTTCCAGGCTCACCACGAAGCCTATTGCTTTCGAACAGTGGTCACCGCCTGATTATGGCGTGTGGAGAGGGATCAATCCTGATCTATGCAATTGATCCAGAGATGGAAGTGCTGAAAAAGTACACCATCGCAGATATGACTCAGTTGCTGCTCTCCCCGCTCTCTCCGGAGGGTCACTTTATCCTGGCGGTTTCGTCTCGCAGCGGCCTCACCTTTCTTGATAGTCGCAAGAATATTTCCACCAGCGAAGATCAGAATCCTGTCACCTGCGCCGCGCTCTCGCCCGATGGACAGTATACCCTGCTCGGCCATGCTACAGATGTTTCCCTGCACCGCCTGGCCCGGCCACAATTGCGTGTGGAGTTCCAGCCCGTGGGCGAACTTCAACAGGGGCGTTCCACCCGATTGAAGATCATCCTGCACAACACTGGCGAGCGGGCGGCAAGAAACATTGCTTTGCAGCTAGGCGAGGTGATTGGCTGCACAGAAATCAGCTTACCCGATGAGCTACATGCGGGAAAGACCGTTGCATCCGAGAAGCAATCGGTTACGCCTAAGGCCAGTGGAGCGTTGCCAGTTACCAGCCGGATTACCTACATGGATGATTTAGGCGTTGACTACGCTCAAACGGATTTGCACATTATGGATGTCCTTCCAGGGAGCCAATGA
- the grpE gene encoding nucleotide exchange factor GrpE yields MPQHKKFQPDRKVPAAPVVQQVKQAVPPVEEAGKSPEVLEKLAGLEMLLRGVGRDSMTMMREQQDMQALQQTLLLRLSDLELSTKALSQTTWKAMQENQGFIQHAEQHFAGALRDLEARVREEMQLQLRRSLVQALLPALDDLDLVIANQRRLMAPAGEQNSLLEAVMLVRQKLADGLGALGLEEIPIEEQVTRFDPSLHEPVESDIPAEWLGGDDLSSGTIIRVRRAGYRFNGRVLRVPQVLVKS; encoded by the coding sequence ATGCCACAGCACAAAAAGTTCCAGCCTGATCGGAAGGTCCCTGCTGCGCCCGTGGTGCAGCAGGTAAAGCAGGCTGTTCCACCTGTCGAAGAGGCCGGGAAATCACCAGAAGTGCTGGAAAAACTCGCTGGTCTGGAGATGCTTCTGCGTGGCGTAGGACGAGATAGCATGACTATGATGCGTGAGCAACAAGATATGCAGGCGCTCCAACAGACACTTCTCTTGCGCTTGAGTGACCTCGAACTTTCCACAAAAGCGCTCTCCCAGACAACATGGAAGGCCATGCAGGAAAACCAGGGCTTTATTCAGCACGCCGAACAACATTTCGCCGGAGCGCTCCGAGATTTGGAAGCGCGCGTTCGAGAAGAGATGCAATTACAGCTTCGCCGTAGCCTGGTGCAGGCGCTCCTTCCGGCCCTGGATGATTTGGACCTGGTGATCGCTAATCAACGCAGGCTCATGGCACCGGCTGGCGAGCAAAATAGTCTCTTAGAGGCTGTCATGCTGGTCCGGCAGAAGCTCGCTGATGGCCTCGGGGCGCTGGGGCTTGAGGAAATTCCTATCGAAGAACAAGTGACTCGGTTCGATCCCAGTCTGCACGAGCCGGTGGAATCGGATATTCCCGCTGAGTGGTTAGGGGGCGACGACCTTTCGTCGGGAACCATCATTCGTGTGCGGCGCGCAGGCTATAGATTCAATGGGCGTGTTTTGCGAGTTCCACAGGTACTCGTCAAGTCATAG
- a CDS encoding tetratricopeptide repeat protein: MDPFKRLYRLALGRAKHDWGLFEEAIDEFDWALNFWPESREIHLFLGEAQLEAEQYEEARKSFKQVLGTLEGAAPGDELAVRATYDLVECDIRQATDEGGWERVLDSLNQLTPANWLEAGLFCEKCLKLLVECSDPPMRTQAVALAEQHVGAAQPSHPAYQALQRMTAFSPQSYLNDDASAEEESEKQSPLDGLLTAYMLTHLPAGSNEDGEARLHHLGALGKLAESRADRWFGLQEAYLYELGKWAAEEYRSKSYDRVRVLWREAERVAPHHPAILQNLAILYTRLKDEGQYQRYWDQVTHTWTLYGELMQDATSYEKKLLQKHQAFMEGANARFQTLSAGPELLELGLVWAKEAISYFALRQLAFRNAYFRCGVRSDDWAGEHEREEVLQVGYDTIVHWLHLVAGWQSLTERSEIARWRLNQLSEDLTLAKQDTEAAYRFHDEEKDVFGQHREMMAEQYCLLLFRVLPSAAQELGLENKEQRSTYAQLARYVLGFPHRLLRPRVLELIEQLGADSDLETIAQNIAVGPWYHKAQELLKEQPAQAISYLQEVLEIVPDYLPALFYLALASFFREDWDTAEVTARKALKLCTGEDKETQSIKEQLDELLSQFPLVRIAKYIHSALEAMGKKRWTDALAHLNQAQEKLPDAVLVLFYKAVCHFRLEEWDTAEQTAKQAQSLCTGEDKETQSIKEQLKELLSQFPQVRVAKELGSAIAAMGKKRWTDALAYLQQAQAKVPDVALVLFYKAVCLFRLEDWDAAERAAEQALPLCQPGDDGHQIEEQLRHILRQIPQARVAPDVKKARKAMDRKRWAEALPYLDSALSQLPTSVPILFYQAVCQFKLEQWTAAEETANRALLWCRPYADSQIEEQLRQIITQIPLAKIAGYLKQARAAMNKERWAEALRHLDSALYVSPDAVIALYYKALCHLRLKEWATARQVAERSLPRAEEGDTPVSLKEQLRQLVNAAEFGPITDAIKKEDWSTGIREAESCLRQGTSDRALALFYKAVCEFRSTMSRLKSRGISLNKYVFDSVKTTLREAEAAYADRDLQEQITQLRLTIEAQLRQLLLDEELTPITNAIKREEWSTGIREAENCLSRGTTERALVLFYKAVCQFRSTMSSINSRSITPSQSLFDPIETTIWDAERACNDSDLRKQITALRTSVEQVRGQLRSMGIRY; encoded by the coding sequence TTGGACCCTTTCAAGCGGCTGTATCGCCTGGCCCTAGGGCGGGCCAAGCACGACTGGGGTCTCTTCGAGGAAGCCATTGATGAATTCGATTGGGCGCTCAACTTCTGGCCCGAATCAAGAGAGATTCACCTCTTCTTAGGCGAGGCGCAGTTAGAGGCAGAACAGTATGAGGAAGCCAGGAAGTCCTTCAAGCAGGTGCTTGGAACGTTGGAGGGCGCCGCTCCAGGGGATGAGCTGGCAGTACGGGCTACCTATGATCTGGTCGAGTGTGACATACGCCAGGCAACGGATGAAGGTGGCTGGGAACGGGTGCTAGACTCGCTGAACCAGTTGACGCCAGCCAACTGGCTTGAAGCTGGCTTGTTTTGCGAGAAGTGCTTGAAACTGCTTGTCGAGTGTAGCGACCCGCCGATGCGTACCCAGGCAGTGGCGCTGGCCGAGCAGCACGTGGGCGCAGCCCAGCCATCGCATCCTGCCTACCAGGCGCTGCAACGTATGACAGCATTTTCGCCACAAAGCTATCTGAACGATGACGCCTCTGCGGAGGAGGAGAGTGAGAAGCAAAGTCCACTGGATGGACTGTTGACAGCCTATATGCTAACCCACCTGCCAGCCGGATCGAACGAAGATGGCGAGGCTCGGCTCCATCACCTGGGGGCTTTAGGCAAACTGGCAGAGAGTAGAGCAGATCGCTGGTTTGGTCTGCAAGAAGCCTACCTGTATGAGTTAGGAAAGTGGGCAGCCGAGGAATATCGCTCCAAATCGTATGATCGGGTACGTGTCCTCTGGCGAGAGGCGGAGCGTGTTGCGCCACACCATCCAGCCATCTTACAAAATCTGGCAATTCTCTATACCCGACTCAAGGATGAGGGCCAGTATCAAAGGTATTGGGACCAGGTTACGCACACCTGGACGCTGTATGGCGAACTGATGCAAGATGCCACCAGCTATGAAAAAAAGCTGCTCCAGAAGCACCAGGCATTCATGGAAGGAGCCAATGCCCGGTTTCAAACGCTGTCGGCAGGGCCAGAACTTCTGGAATTAGGGCTAGTCTGGGCGAAAGAAGCCATCTCGTATTTTGCCTTACGTCAACTAGCGTTCCGGAACGCTTATTTCCGTTGCGGCGTGAGATCAGATGATTGGGCAGGCGAACATGAGCGCGAGGAGGTGCTGCAAGTTGGCTACGACACCATCGTCCACTGGTTGCATCTGGTCGCTGGATGGCAGAGCTTAACTGAGCGCTCGGAGATAGCTCGCTGGCGGCTCAACCAGCTTTCAGAAGACCTCACGCTGGCAAAGCAAGATACTGAGGCAGCCTATCGTTTCCACGATGAGGAGAAGGATGTCTTTGGGCAGCATCGGGAAATGATGGCTGAACAGTATTGTTTGCTGCTTTTCAGGGTTCTGCCATCGGCGGCGCAAGAGCTGGGCCTGGAGAATAAAGAGCAGCGCAGCACCTACGCGCAGCTCGCCCGGTATGTACTTGGTTTCCCGCATCGCTTGCTGAGGCCGAGAGTGCTTGAACTGATTGAACAACTCGGTGCAGATAGCGATCTGGAAACGATTGCACAAAATATTGCTGTTGGCCCCTGGTATCACAAGGCGCAGGAGCTGCTGAAAGAGCAGCCAGCCCAGGCGATCAGCTACTTGCAAGAGGTGTTGGAAATTGTCCCTGACTATTTGCCAGCATTGTTTTATCTTGCGCTTGCCTCCTTTTTCCGCGAAGATTGGGATACCGCCGAAGTGACGGCAAGAAAAGCGCTGAAGCTCTGTACCGGCGAGGATAAGGAAACCCAAAGCATTAAAGAGCAGTTGGATGAGTTGCTCTCTCAGTTCCCCCTGGTCCGAATCGCAAAATACATACATAGCGCGCTCGAGGCGATGGGAAAGAAGCGCTGGACCGATGCGCTTGCGCATCTGAACCAGGCGCAGGAAAAGCTGCCAGATGCTGTGCTTGTCCTTTTCTACAAGGCGGTGTGCCATTTCAGGCTAGAGGAGTGGGACACTGCGGAACAAACGGCAAAACAAGCCCAATCCCTTTGTACTGGCGAGGATAAGGAGACCCAAAGCATCAAAGAGCAGTTGAAGGAACTGCTCTCCCAGTTCCCCCAGGTCCGCGTTGCCAAAGAACTTGGTAGTGCAATCGCGGCAATGGGGAAGAAGCGTTGGACCGATGCGCTCGCCTACCTTCAGCAGGCACAAGCAAAGGTGCCTGATGTTGCCCTGGTCCTCTTCTACAAGGCAGTGTGCCTTTTCAGGTTAGAGGACTGGGACGCTGCCGAGCGAGCGGCAGAACAGGCGCTTCCCTTATGCCAACCAGGCGATGATGGTCACCAGATAGAAGAGCAATTGAGGCACATCCTAAGACAGATTCCCCAGGCAAGGGTTGCGCCAGACGTGAAAAAAGCGCGAAAAGCAATGGACAGGAAGCGCTGGGCCGAAGCCCTGCCGTACCTGGATTCGGCGTTATCTCAGTTACCCACCTCCGTTCCGATCCTCTTTTACCAGGCGGTGTGCCAGTTCAAGCTGGAGCAGTGGACTGCTGCTGAAGAAACGGCAAATAGAGCGCTTCTCTGGTGCCGTCCATATGCAGATAGCCAGATAGAAGAGCAGTTGCGCCAGATCATAACGCAGATTCCGTTGGCGAAGATCGCAGGATACCTCAAACAAGCGCGCGCCGCAATGAATAAAGAGCGCTGGGCCGAAGCTCTGAGGCACCTGGATTCGGCCCTGTACGTATCGCCAGATGCAGTCATCGCCCTGTACTACAAGGCCCTGTGTCACTTGCGCCTCAAAGAGTGGGCTACAGCCAGGCAGGTAGCAGAACGATCGCTCCCCCGCGCAGAGGAGGGGGATACCCCCGTTTCTCTCAAAGAACAACTTCGCCAGCTTGTAAACGCGGCTGAATTTGGACCCATTACCGATGCTATCAAAAAGGAAGATTGGTCTACAGGGATACGGGAAGCAGAGAGCTGTCTGCGCCAGGGTACTTCGGATAGGGCGTTGGCGCTCTTTTATAAAGCGGTCTGCGAGTTTCGCTCAACCATGAGCCGTCTCAAGTCGCGCGGCATCTCCCTCAACAAATATGTGTTTGACTCTGTTAAAACGACCCTCCGAGAGGCAGAAGCAGCGTATGCCGATAGAGACCTGCAAGAGCAGATTACTCAGCTTCGCCTCACTATCGAAGCGCAACTGCGCCAACTTCTGCTTGATGAAGAACTCACCCCCATCACCAATGCTATCAAGCGGGAAGAGTGGTCTACAGGGATACGGGAAGCAGAGAATTGTCTGAGTCGGGGTACAACCGAACGGGCATTGGTGCTCTTTTATAAAGCGGTCTGTCAGTTTCGCTCAACCATGAGCAGCATTAATTCGCGCTCCATTACTCCATCTCAATCTTTGTTTGACCCCATTGAGACGACCATTTGGGATGCGGAACGTGCGTGCAACGATAGCGACCTGAGAAAGCAGATCACGGCGCTTCGCACCTCTGTCGAACAGGTTCGAGGCCAACTCCGAAGCATGGGTATCCGTTATTAG
- a CDS encoding NHL repeat-containing protein, protein MNKRQPPDDEHSLDLSDMREMDIQDFNFPDMGSIPDPNFPDVGSPLSALPSLHIPLPEQKFTEVPQLGQFHLQNLKLDFTAGGTARGRPYKALLAIGGTGQAARTLGTAFGVALLPDGAIYVADFMDDGGQARIQVFDSSGNLVRLLRQFEVGDAQEAFDTPAALVAAQEGSLYLADMGLGCIKQIASDGQVLGVLGEEGIASNQLKAPQGIALDAAGNLCIADSGNSRVLIWDQQGRCLLILGINQPDEDGDYLQAGERPGEFDEPRGVAVDAAGNILVADTNNHRIQKFGPAGNLLQAFGEEGKEVGQLWYPERIQVDTMGAIYVSDLNGGRLQKFDASTRFVYELLLPKDAGTVADFRVVTEGHIFVALRQPGLVLKLEVA, encoded by the coding sequence ATGAACAAAAGGCAACCACCAGATGATGAACACAGCCTCGATCTGTCAGACATGCGGGAAATGGATATTCAGGATTTCAACTTCCCAGATATGGGGTCCATTCCCGATCCGAACTTCCCTGATGTGGGATCACCCCTGTCAGCGCTCCCCTCTTTGCATATCCCCCTGCCAGAGCAGAAGTTTACCGAGGTACCACAATTGGGGCAGTTTCATCTCCAGAACCTGAAGCTAGATTTCACTGCTGGAGGCACTGCGCGAGGCCGACCATATAAAGCTCTCCTGGCTATTGGTGGAACGGGCCAGGCTGCTAGAACGCTGGGTACCGCGTTTGGGGTGGCGCTCTTGCCAGATGGTGCCATCTATGTCGCTGATTTTATGGATGATGGCGGGCAGGCGAGAATCCAGGTGTTCGATAGCAGCGGCAATCTGGTCCGGCTGCTCCGTCAATTCGAGGTTGGAGATGCACAGGAGGCTTTTGATACCCCTGCCGCGCTGGTGGCTGCCCAAGAGGGTTCACTCTACCTCGCTGATATGGGCCTTGGGTGTATTAAGCAGATTGCATCAGATGGGCAGGTGCTGGGAGTGCTGGGAGAAGAGGGCATTGCATCGAACCAGCTCAAGGCTCCCCAGGGAATTGCTCTGGACGCAGCCGGGAATCTCTGCATCGCCGATAGTGGCAACAGCCGCGTGCTTATATGGGATCAGCAAGGGAGATGCCTGCTCATTCTTGGGATTAACCAACCAGATGAGGACGGAGACTATTTGCAGGCTGGTGAGCGCCCCGGAGAGTTTGATGAGCCGCGCGGGGTAGCCGTTGATGCCGCCGGGAATATTCTGGTAGCTGATACCAACAACCATCGCATACAGAAGTTTGGTCCTGCCGGAAACCTGCTGCAAGCATTTGGCGAGGAGGGAAAAGAGGTTGGTCAACTCTGGTATCCAGAGCGCATCCAGGTTGATACGATGGGAGCAATCTATGTTTCTGATCTGAATGGAGGGCGACTCCAGAAGTTCGATGCGAGTACTCGCTTTGTGTATGAACTCCTTCTCCCAAAGGATGCAGGAACAGTAGCCGATTTTCGGGTAGTTACTGAAGGGCATATTTTTGTCGCGCTGCGTCAACCTGGCCTGGTTCTGAAACTTGAGGTTGCTTGA